Proteins co-encoded in one Ictalurus punctatus breed USDA103 chromosome 18, Coco_2.0, whole genome shotgun sequence genomic window:
- the wdr41 gene encoding WD repeat-containing protein 41, translated as MLRWILGTRGSHGSAENRYAALCIGEEQPKNCYTELQVLRGHFDIVRFLVQIDDFRFGSAGDDGMVLVWNVETGERLVELRAHTQQITALTAFTCTNTEKPLTALITASSDRMMCLWDVDSGHRLLTVSNLQSSVKCVLVLDHLDVFLSGGNELCVWNKDFQLQCNTVHYRDSGITALVDLPKCCVAAAIDKEIVIFQLNLSGPEMSISAVSHLTDHQDTIRTLIRVNDDLFASGSHIGEVILWDTLDWTIQAYERIMWEEPDREGQSEIRMGLQKRSEASIQHLHSDGERVVAAVGSGLFVYNTRMKTVVAYRKFAHDSDVLYTTLLHNGQVMSCSEDGSVRIWELQELPLPAEPASSGFFGLFGTIGKSSKQGSVPSKKLLEVSGLCSLELVGDLIGHSGAVQMFLSFGKRGVVTCSADHLLIVWKDGERESHLRSLALFLKLEEKGCL; from the exons ATGCTCCGCTGGATTCTCGGCACTCGCGGCTCACACGGCTCGGCTGAG AACCGCTATGCTGCCCTTTGTATTGGAGAGGAACAGCCCAAAAACTGTTACACCGAACTGCAGGTGCTTAGAGGCCATTTCGACATTGTTCGATTTCTGGTGCAAATTGATGACTTCAG atTTGGATCAGCAGGGGATGATGGGATGGTGCTTGTGTGGAATGTTGAG ACGGGAGAGCGGCTGGTAGAATTACGAGCTCATACCCAACAGATCACAGCGTTGACGGCGTTCACATGCACCAACACAGAGAAACCCCTCACAGCCCTTATAACAGCTTCGTCGGACCGCATGATGTGT CTGTGGGATGTGGACTCAGGACACCGACTGCTCACCGTGTCCAATCTACAGTCTTCTGTTAAG tgtgtgttggtgttggaTCATCTGGATGTGTTTCTCTCTGGAGGcaatgagctgtgtgtgtggaacaaAGACTTTCAGCTACAGTGTAACACTGTACATTACAGAgactcag gCATCACTGCTTTGGTGGATTTGCCCAAATGTTGTGTTGCTGCAGCCATAGACAAAGAGATTG TAATCTTTCAGCTGAATCTGTCCGGACCCGAAATGTCGATCTCGGCCGTCAGCCATCTGACCGACCACCAAGACACGATCCGGACGCTCATCAGAGTCAACG ATGATCTGTTTGCTAGTGGCTCTCACATCGGCGAGGTCATCCTCTGGGATACCCTTGACTGGACAATCCAGGCTTATGAGCGTATTATGTGGGAGGAACCAGATCGAGAGGGCCAATCGGAGATCAGAATGGGGCTGCAGAAACGGAGCGAAGCGTCCATTCAGCACCTGCACTCAGATGGAGAG cggGTAGTTGCAGCAGTGGGCAGTGGGCTGTTTGTGTATAACACGAGGATGAAGACAGTGGTGGCGTATAGGAAGTTTGCTCACGACTCTGATGTTCTGTACACCACACTTCTGCACAATGG ACAGGTGATGTCTTGTTCTGAGGATGGCAGTGTCAGGATTTGGGAGTTACAGGAGCTTCCCCTACCTGCAGAGCCTGCCTCCTCAG GATTTTTCGGCTTGTTCGGCACCATCGGGAAATCCAGTAAACAGGGTAGTGTGCCATCCAAGAAGCTTCTGGAAGTTTCTGGTCTGTGTTCGCTAGAGTTGGTTGGTGATCTGATCGGTCATTCTGGAGCTGTGCAG ATGTTTCTGAGCTTTGGCAAGAGGGGAGTGGTCACTTGCTCAGCTGATCATCTGCTCATCGTGTGGAAAGACGGAGAAAGGGAGTCACATCTGCGCAGTCTGGCTCTATTCCTGAAGCTGGAGGAGAAAGGGTGCCTCTGA